The following are from one region of the Lytechinus pictus isolate F3 Inbred chromosome 4, Lp3.0, whole genome shotgun sequence genome:
- the LOC135153951 gene encoding uncharacterized protein LOC135153951: protein MAIFLSVLHPLCIQKVWTLAIGDFGVNLEYLDEASYQIKGYNIDVVEAVCRLANKTCVLMKDVNQRCWDSEPGQQARGGEGLLSGWYDACTGWVKTYPRSLSFDFTRAFVKRKDVALYAPRSSTINFRNLTGLNVGFIDGWASDEHCLARYEAENILVITL, encoded by the exons ATGGCAATATTCTTgtccgttttacatcctctctgcatcc AGAAGGTGTGGACCCTAGCAATCGGAGATTTTGGTGTCAACCTTGAGTATCT GGACGAGGCGTCTTATCAGATCAAAGGATACAACATTGATGTGGTCGAAGCAG tCTGTCGGCTCGCTAATAAGACTTGCGTTCTAATGAAGGACGTCAACCAACGGTGTTGGGATTCGGAACCAGGCCAGCAGGCACGGGGAGGAGAGGGATTGCTGTCCGGTTGGTACGATGCGTGCACAG GTTGGGTTAAAACCTACCCGAGAAGTTTAAGTTTTGACTTCACCCGAGCCTTTGTGAAAAGAAAGGACGTAGCCCTCTACGCTCCGAGATCATCGACCATCAACTTTCGTAATCTAACTGGACTCAACGTCGGCTTCATCGACGGATGGGCCTCGGATGAACATTGCTTAGCTAGATATGAGGCTGAAAACATTTTGGTAATTACACTTTAA
- the LOC135153971 gene encoding aggrecan core protein-like → MTDGRRMSVIGTDICRFKVRGTDGVGSCPSVQPDAPCPYGISEQTGETLKLVPKYLPRDHLEYDVRTPKELRDKVNLYCTQPACHSHTCLNGGTCVEELDGYSCVCVAAYEGVHCGRYNLGICPDGWVYGITKCFLIAQDISNWQSARLFCSNLPEVSLDNGERIKPSLLFIESDEEFDLLERHVSGGSPWMNCNDIDVEGTWVCIRDGLGTTSSYRNWNKNQPDNPRSDCGFLYIVTGGMDDGGCSSPKPTVCQINIPS, encoded by the exons ATGACTGATGGTCGTCGGATGTCGGTAATCGGTACCGACATTTGTCG GTTCAAAGTCAGAG GTACTGACGGAGTGGGATCATGTCCCTCCGTTCAACCCGATGCCCCCTGTCCTTATGGTATCTCTGAACAAACAGGAGAAACTCTGAAACTGGTTCCCAAGTATCTACCACGTGATCATCTTGAATATGACGTCAGAACTCCAAAAGAACTGAGAGACAAAGTCAACCTGTACTGCACGCAGCCAG CTTGCCACTCGCATACATGTCTCAATGGAGGTACCTGTGTGGAAGAGCTTGATGGATATAGCTGCGTGTGTGTGGCAGCCTACGAAGGAGTACACTGCGGGAGAT ATAATTTAGGTATATGTCCAGATGGATGGGTTTACGGGATAACCAAATGCTTTCTAATCGCTCAAGACATATCGAACTGGCAGAGTGCTAGACTCTTCTGTTCAAATTTACCCGAGGTATCACTCGATAACGGGGAAAGGATTAAACCATCCCTGTTGTTCATAGAGAGCGATGAAGAGTTTGATCTTCTGGAACGCCATGTATCCGGCGGTTCACCTTGGATGAATTGTAACGACATTGACGTCGAGGGGACATGGGTGTGCATCAGGGACGGTCTGGGTACAACCAGTTCATATAGAA attggaacaAAAATCAGCCTGACAACCCCCGCTCAGATTGTGGATTTCTGTACATAGTAACCGGCGGAATGGACGATGGTGGATGCTCTTCTCCTAAGCCTACAGTTTGTCAAATCAACATTCCTTCATAA